In one Brevibacillus composti genomic region, the following are encoded:
- a CDS encoding GntR family transcriptional regulator, with protein MKIIKPLDRPVLRDQIYDYLKKAIVTLELEPGQRIKDSDLAAEFGVSRTPVREALKRLEDEGLVESAPGSLTRVTPIQIEEAKNAFTVAATLHGLAARLAVPALEEAHLAALEQHNQRLQEAMQQQDMQAAVEADDAFHQVFLEVSKNGEIALALERIVPKIRRLEFAKFGSLAGLSSVEQHQAIIAACQAQDAGLASQLMEENWLSLGRVLTEES; from the coding sequence ATGAAAATCATTAAACCATTGGATCGTCCCGTACTGAGAGATCAGATTTATGATTACCTAAAAAAAGCGATCGTCACGCTGGAGCTGGAGCCCGGACAGCGGATCAAGGACAGCGATCTGGCAGCGGAATTCGGAGTCAGCCGTACGCCTGTGCGCGAAGCACTCAAAAGGCTGGAGGACGAAGGACTGGTGGAGTCGGCGCCCGGCTCGCTCACCCGGGTCACGCCGATCCAGATCGAGGAAGCCAAGAACGCATTTACCGTAGCTGCCACCCTGCATGGGCTGGCCGCCCGGTTGGCCGTACCCGCGCTGGAGGAAGCCCATCTGGCAGCGCTGGAGCAGCACAATCAGCGATTGCAAGAAGCTATGCAGCAGCAGGATATGCAGGCCGCGGTCGAAGCCGATGACGCCTTTCATCAGGTCTTCCTGGAGGTCAGCAAAAATGGGGAGATCGCCCTCGCGCTGGAGCGCATCGTCCCGAAAATCCGCCGGCTGGAATTCGCCAAGTTCGGATCTCTGGCAGGCCTCAGTTCTGTCGAGCAGCATCAAGCCATTATCGCCGCCTGCCAGGCGCAGGATGCCGGGCTTGCATCACAACTTATGGAGGAGAATTGGTTAAGTCTGGGCCGTGTGCTCACCGAAGAGTCGTAA
- a CDS encoding serine hydroxymethyltransferase — protein sequence MAANQTSAQTVEVHDAKVLQWARDLLDQCSSPRMMQREVIQAVERNEIWRGEECLNLLAPEAPTSPTVRKLLSAEVGTRAAEGHIGPTERWFAGTKYIDEIEALCVELLKRVFRCNYADHRLVASMLGNMTVYAALTKPGDHVMTISQPFGGHSSNRVDGPAGIRGLQIHDVPMDPVELEVDLDQFAEAARRIKPRLVSLGASMTLFPLPVREMSQIVSEWGGRIFFDGAHQLGLIGGGQFQDPLQEGACILTGSAGKTFSGPQSGIIVWNDPELTRPVTDAIFPALAATHQVNRVAALAASAAEFLAYGNEYMAQIVANAQALGKALSDRGFAVLGAHKGFTRTHQIILDVRAYGGGLKVAQELAKANIITNKNLIPCDKPEDWDYPSGLRIGTTEVTRLGMKEAEMETIADLFVSVLEGQEKPEQTRQRVVEMRRAYQKIHYCFD from the coding sequence ATGGCTGCCAATCAGACTTCTGCACAAACAGTTGAGGTACATGATGCGAAGGTTTTGCAATGGGCGCGCGATTTGCTCGATCAGTGTTCTTCTCCCCGGATGATGCAGCGAGAGGTCATACAGGCGGTGGAGCGAAACGAAATCTGGAGAGGCGAAGAGTGCCTCAATCTGCTGGCTCCCGAAGCGCCCACGAGTCCCACCGTGCGCAAGCTGCTGTCCGCAGAGGTAGGGACGCGCGCTGCCGAAGGACATATCGGCCCGACCGAACGCTGGTTTGCCGGGACGAAGTACATCGACGAGATCGAAGCCTTATGCGTAGAGCTGTTGAAGCGCGTTTTTCGCTGCAACTACGCCGACCACCGGCTCGTCGCCAGCATGCTCGGCAATATGACGGTCTATGCTGCCCTGACCAAGCCGGGCGATCACGTGATGACGATCTCCCAGCCATTCGGCGGACATTCCAGCAATCGCGTGGACGGTCCCGCCGGGATTCGTGGTCTGCAGATTCACGATGTCCCGATGGACCCCGTGGAGTTGGAGGTCGATCTCGACCAGTTTGCAGAGGCTGCCCGCCGCATCAAGCCCCGTTTGGTATCCTTGGGCGCATCGATGACGCTGTTTCCGCTGCCGGTGCGGGAGATGTCCCAGATCGTCTCCGAATGGGGAGGGCGCATCTTTTTTGACGGCGCTCACCAGCTCGGACTGATCGGCGGCGGCCAATTCCAGGACCCGCTTCAGGAAGGCGCGTGCATCCTCACCGGTTCTGCCGGAAAGACCTTCAGCGGCCCGCAGAGCGGCATTATCGTCTGGAATGATCCCGAATTGACAAGACCCGTCACCGACGCGATCTTCCCGGCACTGGCTGCGACGCACCAGGTCAATCGGGTCGCAGCGCTGGCGGCATCCGCGGCAGAATTTTTGGCCTATGGAAACGAGTACATGGCGCAAATCGTCGCCAATGCACAAGCCCTGGGCAAAGCGCTGTCCGATCGAGGCTTTGCGGTCCTGGGGGCGCATAAAGGGTTCACGCGCACGCATCAGATTATTCTGGATGTTCGCGCCTACGGAGGCGGCCTCAAAGTGGCGCAGGAACTGGCCAAAGCCAATATCATAACCAACAAGAACCTGATTCCCTGCGACAAACCGGAGGACTGGGATTACCCCAGCGGTTTGCGGATCGGTACCACGGAAGTGACGCGTCTCGGCATGAAGGAAGCTGAAATGGAGACGATCGCCGATTTGTTTGTCTCTGTCCTGGAAGGCCAGGAAAAGCCGGAGCAGACGCGTCAGCGAGTCGTCGAGATGCGCCGTGCCTATCAGAAGATTCATTACTGCTTCGATTAG
- a CDS encoding DNA/RNA non-specific endonuclease, which yields MKAVPHLRAASFFRLVTKYRHALQIGNEFYRQNDYDKGHLTRRKDICWGTYEEAARANYDSFCYANIALQHHSFNTGIWNCLEDWILSRMKEPNRLLVYTGPILKEEDEEYCGVQGEPGCQVKVPFGFWKTVFFLQENTEITCLSFLIRQTPDRLQGDCGYQRLATYQVPLSTITEQAEVNFRPELYERNPLLVRAVDADRRGETKRPIRQEAVVINNLEDIRLA from the coding sequence TTGAAAGCTGTCCCGCACCTGCGGGCGGCTTCTTTTTTTCGCCTGGTTACCAAATACCGACATGCTTTGCAAATCGGCAACGAATTTTACAGGCAAAACGATTACGACAAGGGGCATCTGACGAGGCGCAAGGATATCTGCTGGGGCACATACGAAGAGGCGGCCAGAGCCAACTACGATTCGTTTTGCTACGCCAATATCGCCCTGCAGCATCATTCGTTCAATACCGGGATCTGGAACTGCCTGGAGGATTGGATACTCAGCCGGATGAAGGAGCCCAATAGGCTGCTGGTCTATACCGGGCCGATTCTGAAAGAAGAGGATGAGGAATATTGCGGTGTACAAGGGGAGCCGGGCTGTCAGGTCAAGGTTCCGTTCGGTTTTTGGAAAACGGTGTTTTTCTTGCAGGAAAATACGGAGATCACCTGTCTCTCCTTTCTCATCAGGCAGACACCCGACCGGCTGCAGGGCGACTGCGGCTATCAGCGGCTTGCGACTTATCAGGTCCCGCTCTCGACGATCACGGAGCAGGCGGAGGTGAACTTCCGGCCCGAGCTCTATGAGCGAAATCCGTTGCTGGTCCGCGCGGTTGATGCGGACAGACGGGGCGAGACGAAGCGGCCAATCAGACAAGAAGCAGTTGTCATCAACAATCTGGAAGATATCCGCTTGGCTTGA
- a CDS encoding ABC transporter substrate-binding protein: MKRKWLGWTIALGFVFSGLLAGCGQSKPEGRDTAQNVQEKKQLVLAVGGEPENGFDPTTGWGRYGSPLFQSTLVKRNENFGIEYDLATGYEVSGDGLIWTVTLREDVKFSDGHPLTADDVAYTFATAAESGSVIDLQNLDQVEAADPKTVRFTLKQPQSTFVHVLSTTGIVPKHAHGKDYAEKPIGSGPYKLVQWDKGQQLIVQANPDYYGTKPFFEQITFLFLGEDAAFAAAKAGAVDVAAIPASLSRQNVPGMRLTAVHSVDNRGIVFPVVPAGEKTKEGAPIGNDITADPAIRKAINIAVDRQGLVDGLLEGYGTPAYTSSDGLPWWNPETVISDANPEEARKILAQAGWRDEDGDGILEKGTLKAEFSLLYPASDVTRQSLAIAVADMIKPIGIRIHVEGKSWDEIKSQMHAQAVLFGWGSHDPLEMYNLYSSKTAGVEYYNPGFYQNEKVDAYLMQALAQATEEEALAYWKKAQWDGETGFSARGDAAWAWLVNVDHLYLVDDRLDIGKQRIHPHGHGWPVTDNITEWKWNE, encoded by the coding sequence GTGAAGAGAAAATGGCTGGGATGGACGATCGCCCTGGGCTTTGTGTTTTCCGGTTTGCTTGCCGGCTGTGGGCAATCCAAACCAGAGGGACGGGATACGGCCCAGAACGTTCAGGAGAAAAAACAACTGGTCTTGGCCGTAGGGGGAGAACCCGAAAATGGCTTCGACCCGACAACGGGGTGGGGGCGCTATGGCTCGCCGCTTTTTCAAAGCACCCTCGTAAAGCGGAATGAAAATTTCGGCATCGAGTATGATTTGGCTACGGGATATGAAGTGAGCGGCGACGGTCTGATCTGGACGGTCACCCTGCGCGAAGATGTGAAGTTCTCCGACGGTCATCCCCTGACCGCTGACGACGTCGCATACACATTTGCCACGGCTGCGGAGAGCGGCTCCGTCATCGATTTGCAGAACTTGGATCAGGTAGAGGCCGCCGATCCGAAGACCGTGCGCTTCACGCTGAAACAGCCTCAGTCTACGTTTGTCCATGTACTGAGCACGACCGGGATTGTGCCCAAGCACGCCCACGGCAAGGATTACGCAGAAAAGCCGATCGGCTCGGGCCCCTACAAGCTGGTGCAATGGGACAAGGGCCAGCAGTTGATCGTGCAGGCCAATCCAGACTATTACGGCACAAAACCGTTCTTTGAGCAAATCACCTTCCTGTTCCTCGGAGAAGATGCGGCTTTCGCCGCTGCCAAGGCCGGAGCGGTAGATGTCGCCGCGATTCCGGCTTCGCTGAGCCGGCAAAACGTGCCGGGCATGCGTCTTACAGCCGTCCACAGCGTAGACAACCGGGGCATTGTCTTTCCGGTGGTTCCTGCCGGAGAAAAAACAAAAGAGGGCGCTCCCATCGGCAATGACATTACCGCAGACCCGGCGATTCGGAAGGCCATCAACATCGCGGTGGACCGTCAGGGATTGGTCGACGGACTGTTGGAGGGCTACGGTACGCCTGCCTATACATCGAGCGACGGACTGCCGTGGTGGAATCCGGAGACCGTGATCTCCGACGCCAATCCGGAAGAGGCCAGAAAAATCCTGGCCCAGGCCGGTTGGCGGGACGAGGACGGAGACGGCATCCTCGAAAAAGGCACGCTGAAAGCAGAATTCTCGCTGCTCTATCCGGCGAGCGATGTGACCCGTCAGTCGCTCGCGATCGCGGTCGCCGACATGATCAAGCCAATCGGCATCCGGATCCATGTCGAAGGCAAGAGCTGGGATGAAATCAAATCGCAGATGCACGCTCAAGCGGTCCTCTTCGGCTGGGGCAGTCATGATCCGCTCGAAATGTACAATCTCTACAGCAGCAAAACAGCGGGAGTGGAGTACTACAACCCCGGTTTTTACCAAAATGAAAAAGTAGATGCCTATCTCATGCAAGCGCTGGCCCAAGCGACGGAAGAGGAAGCGCTGGCTTACTGGAAAAAAGCGCAGTGGGATGGAGAGACGGGGTTTAGCGCCAGAGGGGATGCAGCCTGGGCTTGGCTGGTCAATGTGGACCACCTCTACCTCGTCGATGACCGCCTGGATATCGGCAAACAGCGCATCCACCCGCATGGGCACGGCTGGCCGGTGACGGACAACATCACAGAATGGAAATGGAATGAATAG
- a CDS encoding ABC transporter permease produces the protein MNSVKTSTAHALGLFLAKKLLRLATLLAAISLLSFLLVKSSPIDPIQAYVGADMMRVSPEQREQIAQYWGLDKPVMEQFGHWASAVLQGDLGTSMIYRRPVAEVIQERFLSSLALMSAAWIASGVIGFALGVVAAMNKGAWLDRSIRWYCYTLASTPAFWLGLLLLMVFAVWLGWFPVGMGVPAGVLAEDVTLADRLRHLILPALTLSIVGVAPMALHTREKLIDVWNSDFILFARARGERGFLLFWRHGLRNVALPAITLQFAAFSELFGGAVLAEQVFSYPGLGQATVEAGLRGDVPLLLGLVLFSALFVFTGNTLADLLYRIVDPRMRRGDRYEPSR, from the coding sequence ATGAATAGTGTGAAGACGAGTACCGCTCATGCCCTTGGGCTTTTTCTGGCCAAGAAGCTGCTTAGGCTGGCCACCCTCCTGGCGGCCATCAGCCTGCTTTCCTTTCTGCTCGTCAAAAGCTCGCCGATCGATCCGATTCAAGCATACGTCGGTGCGGACATGATGCGGGTAAGTCCGGAGCAGCGAGAACAGATCGCCCAGTATTGGGGCCTCGACAAACCGGTCATGGAGCAGTTTGGACATTGGGCCTCCGCTGTGCTGCAGGGCGACCTCGGGACCTCCATGATCTACCGCCGCCCGGTTGCAGAGGTCATCCAGGAGCGTTTTCTCAGCTCCTTGGCTTTGATGAGCGCCGCCTGGATCGCCTCGGGCGTCATCGGCTTCGCGCTGGGCGTCGTCGCCGCCATGAATAAAGGCGCGTGGCTCGACCGATCGATTCGCTGGTACTGTTATACGCTTGCCTCCACCCCGGCTTTCTGGCTGGGGCTGCTCTTGCTGATGGTGTTTGCCGTCTGGCTCGGCTGGTTCCCTGTCGGCATGGGCGTGCCGGCTGGCGTGCTGGCGGAAGACGTCACGCTCGCCGACCGCCTGCGCCACTTGATATTGCCCGCGCTGACGCTCAGCATCGTCGGCGTAGCTCCGATGGCGCTGCATACGAGAGAGAAACTGATCGATGTATGGAACAGCGACTTCATCCTGTTCGCCCGTGCGCGGGGAGAGCGCGGCTTTTTGTTATTCTGGCGGCACGGTCTGCGCAATGTGGCGCTGCCGGCGATCACTCTGCAGTTTGCCGCATTCAGCGAGCTCTTCGGGGGCGCTGTACTGGCTGAGCAGGTCTTTTCCTATCCCGGTCTGGGACAAGCCACCGTAGAAGCCGGGCTGCGCGGGGATGTGCCGCTGCTGCTCGGGCTCGTCCTCTTCAGCGCCCTGTTCGTCTTCACGGGAAACACCCTCGCGGATCTATTGTATCGCATCGTCGACCCGCGGATGAGGAGGGGAGATCGGTATGAACCCTCCAGGTAA
- a CDS encoding ABC transporter permease — protein MNPPGNHLRYRMARAIGLAATLLACILLWALLVGDEGLSAQLSQRNAPPSLAHPFGTDWLGRDMLTRTVKGLALSMGVGMLAALCSTLIALTLGMAAATGGKTADRLISWLVDLFLSVPHLVTLILIAFALGGGLKGVVIGVALTHWPNLTRIIRAEVMQLRSADYVQISRRLGKSRWWIATRHMLPHLIPQLAVGLLLLFPHAILHEAAVTFIGLGLSPHEPAIGIILSESMRYLSTGMWWLAFFPGLSLLVLVRLFDVIGENLRRLSDPRRAYEH, from the coding sequence ATGAACCCTCCAGGTAACCATCTCAGATATCGCATGGCGAGGGCGATCGGTTTGGCTGCGACACTCCTCGCCTGCATATTGCTTTGGGCCCTTCTGGTCGGCGACGAAGGGCTGTCCGCGCAATTGTCGCAGCGCAATGCTCCGCCTTCGCTCGCCCATCCATTCGGGACGGACTGGCTGGGGCGGGATATGTTGACCCGCACAGTAAAGGGGCTCGCCCTCAGCATGGGGGTCGGGATGCTGGCTGCGCTCTGCAGCACGCTGATCGCCTTGACACTCGGCATGGCTGCGGCCACAGGTGGCAAGACAGCGGACAGGCTGATCTCCTGGCTGGTGGACCTCTTCCTTAGCGTGCCGCATCTGGTCACGCTGATCCTGATCGCTTTCGCCCTCGGCGGAGGTCTGAAAGGCGTAGTCATCGGCGTGGCCCTGACGCACTGGCCCAATCTCACACGGATCATCCGCGCGGAAGTGATGCAGCTGCGCTCGGCGGATTATGTGCAAATATCGCGCCGTTTGGGCAAGTCGCGCTGGTGGATTGCGACCAGGCATATGCTGCCGCACCTGATCCCCCAGCTCGCCGTCGGTCTCCTGCTGCTGTTTCCTCATGCGATCTTGCATGAGGCAGCGGTCACCTTCATCGGGCTGGGTCTGTCTCCGCATGAACCGGCCATCGGCATTATCCTGTCCGAGTCCATGCGCTATCTCTCCACAGGAATGTGGTGGCTGGCCTTTTTCCCGGGTCTCTCGCTGCTCGTCCTCGTCCGATTGTTCGATGTGATCGGGGAAAATCTGCGCAGGCTGAGTGATCCGCGAAGAGCCTATGAACATTGA
- a CDS encoding ABC transporter ATP-binding protein, protein MSILEVQQLSISFLQGRGKQTTTQAIISLDLSLEAGEILAVVGSSGSGKSLLAHAILGILPDHAKMGGTIVYDGEPLTPERQAALRGREIALIPQAVSYLDPLMKAGAQVRTAVRDKDPLEAQQEVFEQFRLDPGVEEMYPFQLSGGMARRVLVSMAMVSGAKVLIADEPTPGLDESVMEEALRLFRQCADRGSAVMLITHDLESALRIADRIAVFYAGTTVEIAPASDFAGRGERLRHPYSRALWRALPQNDFQPIPGSQPAPDALPPGCVFEPRCDQATAECAKERPEHRALRGGSVRCIHAT, encoded by the coding sequence ATGTCCATTCTGGAAGTCCAGCAGTTGTCGATCTCGTTTTTACAGGGGAGGGGGAAACAAACCACCACGCAGGCCATCATCAGCCTGGATCTCAGTCTGGAAGCAGGGGAGATTCTCGCCGTCGTCGGCTCCAGCGGCTCCGGCAAAAGCCTGCTGGCCCACGCCATCCTGGGGATATTGCCGGATCACGCGAAGATGGGCGGGACGATTGTCTATGATGGCGAGCCGCTGACTCCCGAGCGGCAAGCCGCGCTGCGGGGGAGGGAGATCGCGCTGATCCCGCAAGCGGTCTCCTACCTCGACCCGCTGATGAAGGCGGGCGCACAGGTGCGGACAGCGGTCAGGGACAAGGATCCGCTCGAGGCGCAGCAAGAGGTGTTTGAGCAGTTCCGGCTCGATCCTGGAGTGGAGGAGATGTACCCTTTTCAACTGTCGGGGGGGATGGCCCGCAGGGTGCTGGTCTCGATGGCAATGGTCAGCGGAGCCAAGGTGTTGATCGCCGACGAACCCACACCCGGTCTGGATGAATCCGTGATGGAAGAAGCGCTTCGCCTTTTTCGCCAATGTGCCGACCGGGGGTCCGCAGTCATGCTGATTACGCATGACCTGGAGTCCGCTCTGCGGATCGCGGACCGAATCGCCGTATTTTATGCCGGTACAACCGTAGAAATCGCACCTGCCTCCGACTTTGCGGGACGGGGAGAGCGGCTGCGGCATCCATACAGCCGGGCCTTGTGGCGAGCGCTGCCGCAGAATGATTTTCAGCCGATACCCGGCAGTCAGCCTGCTCCGGATGCCCTGCCGCCCGGCTGCGTATTTGAGCCGCGCTGCGATCAGGCGACTGCCGAATGCGCCAAGGAGCGGCCCGAGCATAGAGCGCTGCGCGGCGGAAGTGTGAGGTGCATCCATGCTACTTGA
- a CDS encoding ABC transporter ATP-binding protein: protein MLLEACHVGFSYQKGSWLFREVSLSLGEGEVVGLLGPSGSGKTTFARILAGYESAHEGHIRLDQRPVPSRGPHPVQMVFQHPEKAVNGRWRMKSVLEEGGNPGDELLDALGIEKAWLTRAPHELSGGELQRFAVARALGPDTKFLIADEMTTMLDAITQAQIWQSVLAIAEQRRMGVLVISHDRHLIRRICHRVVDFTQFTS from the coding sequence ATGCTACTTGAAGCTTGTCATGTCGGATTTTCCTATCAGAAAGGCTCCTGGCTGTTTCGCGAGGTGAGTCTGTCGCTGGGCGAGGGGGAGGTCGTCGGCTTGCTGGGCCCGAGCGGAAGCGGCAAGACGACCTTTGCCCGCATCCTGGCTGGTTACGAGTCCGCCCACGAGGGACATATCCGTTTGGATCAGCGCCCTGTTCCGTCTCGCGGCCCTCATCCCGTGCAGATGGTTTTTCAGCATCCGGAGAAAGCAGTAAATGGCCGCTGGCGCATGAAAAGCGTGCTGGAGGAGGGAGGGAATCCGGGGGATGAGCTGCTGGATGCGCTGGGGATTGAGAAAGCGTGGCTCACACGCGCGCCCCATGAGTTGTCCGGGGGAGAGCTGCAGCGTTTTGCAGTGGCCCGGGCATTGGGGCCGGACACGAAATTCTTGATCGCAGACGAGATGACGACGATGCTGGATGCCATTACGCAGGCACAGATCTGGCAGAGCGTACTTGCGATCGCCGAGCAGCGCCGGATGGGCGTGCTGGTCATCAGCCACGACCGTCATCTCATCCGCCGGATTTGTCACCGGGTCGTCGACTTTACACAGTTTACTTCATAG
- the nikR gene encoding nickel-responsive transcriptional regulator NikR encodes MSDSTLKRFGVSMDEELLAQFDRMIREKGYENRSEAVRDLVRNALVKQSWEDDEQMVAGTILLFYDHHQSDLLHELTAIQHEMHHGIMATTHFHLDHHHCLELIVVKGKAKELRGFSDRMISMKGVKYGKFTVAPMK; translated from the coding sequence TTGTCAGATTCGACGTTAAAGCGCTTTGGCGTCTCGATGGATGAAGAGTTATTGGCGCAGTTCGATCGGATGATCCGGGAAAAAGGGTACGAGAATCGCTCCGAGGCGGTCCGCGATCTCGTCCGCAACGCGCTGGTGAAACAGTCCTGGGAAGACGATGAACAGATGGTCGCCGGGACGATTCTCTTATTTTACGACCACCATCAAAGCGATCTCCTGCATGAGCTGACCGCGATTCAGCATGAGATGCACCACGGAATTATGGCCACCACCCATTTTCACCTGGACCATCATCACTGTCTCGAACTGATCGTCGTCAAGGGCAAGGCAAAGGAGCTGCGCGGCTTCAGTGACCGGATGATCAGCATGAAAGGCGTCAAATACGGAAAGTTTACCGTAGCCCCTATGAAGTAA